The following proteins are encoded in a genomic region of Brachypodium distachyon strain Bd21 chromosome 1, Brachypodium_distachyon_v3.0, whole genome shotgun sequence:
- the LOC100834837 gene encoding calvin cycle protein CP12-1, chloroplastic → MATIITMATFPSPKTAPQAQAPGSRLTVASFAARAVRAQGGRRLVAVAGSASTPPELAQKVTESIKQAEETCAGDPEGGECVAAWDEVEELSAAASHARDRQKDSDPLEEYCKESPESDECRTYED, encoded by the coding sequence ATGGCCACCATCATCACCATGGCCACCTTCCCGTCTCCCAAAACCGCCCCGCAGGCCCAGGCCCCGGGCTCTCGCCTGACCGTCGCGTCGTTCGCGGCACGGGCGGTGCGCGCGCAAGGCGGCCGGCGGCTTGTGGCCGTGGCGGGCTCggcgtcgacgccgccggagctGGCGCAGAAGGTGACGGAGAGCATCAAGCAGGCGGAGGAGACGTGCGCGGGGGACCCCGAGGGCGGCGAGTGCGTGGCGGCGTGGGACGAGGTGGAGGAGCTCAGCGCGGCGGCCAGCCACGCGCGCGACCGCCAGAAGGACAGCGACCCGCTCGAGGAGTACTGCAAGGAAAGTCCCGAGTCCGACGAGTGCCGCACCTACGAGGACTAA